A region from the Merismopedia glauca CCAP 1448/3 genome encodes:
- a CDS encoding helix-turn-helix transcriptional regulator: MNKKVKPRIAQLREKVGLTQLELSRIVGVTETTVQNWESGRSGVDQIERIIRFCKALNCQVEDLIEYVPQEHFAPRTNQPVSLNEVQKLLGTDRHPSTSREETIDEGVAEKRQGLKFENIKP; this comes from the coding sequence AGGTAAAACCCAGAATTGCTCAACTACGGGAAAAAGTGGGACTCACCCAACTAGAGTTATCTCGAATTGTGGGTGTGACTGAAACCACTGTCCAGAATTGGGAGAGTGGTAGGAGTGGTGTCGATCAAATTGAGAGAATTATTCGGTTTTGCAAAGCTCTCAATTGCCAAGTAGAGGATTTAATTGAATACGTACCCCAAGAACACTTTGCACCTAGAACCAATCAACCTGTTTCTTTGAACGAGGTACAGAAACTTTTGGGAACTGATCGCCATCCATCTACGTCCAGAGAGGAAACAATAGATGAAGGCGTAGCTGAAAAGCGTCAAGGTCTGAAGTTTGAGAATATCAAGCCTTAA